TCGGCTTGGAATGCTTCCGGTGGCAAAAGAGGACGGAGTTTTTTAACGTATTCAGATTGAGCAGTGAGCACCAGGAATAATCCCTAAAAGTTAAACAAAGCAATTTCAGTGTAAATGATTTTACCTGTTTTGGGAAAATTCCGAGCTGATGCAAAGTGTTAAGAAAATCTTAACTGCTTCCTTTGGTATATGAAAATAGTCAAATCTATAGTCATTTCAATTAACGATGAGAGAATTTAATGTAAAATTATGGAGTGTACAAAATGAACAGGTTTAAACAATGGCTTACAGTTTAGATTTAAGGCAAAGGGTAGTAGCTTATATAGAAGCTGGAGGAAAAATAACTGAGGCTTCCAAGATATATAAAATAGGAAAAGCCTCGATATACAGATGGTTAAATAGAGTAGATTTAAGCCCAACAAAAGTAGAGCGTCGCCATAGGAAATTAGACTGGGAAGCTCTAAAAAAAGACGTAGAAGAAAATCCCGATGCAAGATTGATAGACAGAGCCAAGAAATTTGGAGTGAGGCCGAGTGCCGTATATTACGCATTAAAGAAAATGAAAATAAACAGAAAAAAAAAGAACTACGTTATCGAGAAAGAAACCGGGAGGAACGAGTTAAGTACTATAGAATGTTAAGAGAACTAATTAAGCTCTATGGTAGTCAAGCTATAGTTTACATAGATGAATCTGGATTCGAAGCAATCCAGGCTTGTATTTATGCCTGGTCAAAAAAAGGAAAAAAAGTTTATGGAGATAGACAAGGAAAAAGGGGAGTCAGAGAAAATCTAGTAGCAGGGAGAAGAAAAGGAAAAAAAGATTTGATTGCGCCGATGGTTTTTACCGGGAGTTTGAATGCAGAAGGCTTTGAAGGATGGTTAAAATTATATTTGCTACCCTCCCTCGACATTCCATCAATATTAATAATGGATAATGCTCCTATTCATCGTAAAACTGCCATTAAAGAATTGGCTAAAGAAGCAGGTCATGAAGTTCTTTTTTTGCCGAAATATTCTCCTGATTTAAATGATATTGAGCATGACTTTAGTGCCTTGAAACGAGCTAGAATGTACGCTCCTATTGACACGTCTCTTGATGAAATTATCCGTTCTTACTGTGGCGTTTAGCGTCTCAGCTTTATTTGAAACTACTATATTTTCATAAAACTAAATTCAATTTCGGCATTTTCTCCCATCAGTTCCGTTAATAACCATTGGCGATCACCAACTTTTTGGTAATGTTCTACACGATAACAGAATTGATCAATTAATAAGTATTCTTGTAATTTAGGGATAGTCCGGTAAAAGCCAAATTTCTGATTTTTATCAAAGCCCGCTGCTGAAGTGGAGAGGACTTCGGCAATCAAAGAGGGATTGGTCACCGCCATCTGACTATTATCAGTAAACTTTGGCTCTTCCGCAATTACCATCACATCGGGGTAAAAATAACTTTCAGACTCAGCAATCCATAACCTCATATCGCTGACAAAAATTTCATATTGGCGATCGCCAATTTCTAGAGGTAATAAGCGGCTTAAATTAAAGGTTAAGCGATTATGGTTGGCGGAGGCTCCGGCAATGGGAATAATTTCTCCTTGGATAAACTCACTTTTTTCAGTGGCCTGTTCTTCCCGTTGCAGATACTCAGCCGCTGTTAGGATTTTAGTTGTAGCAACGACCATCATTGATCCCCTGTTTTATTTGGCTGATTCAAGTTTAGCTTTAACTTTTTGTTACTGTTTAATTTCAAAAAATTGTCCATTTAAGCACAGGCATATTTTAGGGTAACTTCGTTTTTGCCTTGCTCCGCCAACTGTGTTCTAGAAGTTTAAACTGCTGACCCAGATAATCTAGGTGGGGTTGTTGCTCTCCATAACGCCAAGCCACATAGGCTGTGGAAATTTCCACAATTATTTCTACCTGCTCTGGAGTTAGATGTTCCCGCAGGGATTGGGCAAATTCCCCTGGGGTTTGGGCTCGACTTTTGCGAAAACCCCTTTGCTCCAAGTCATACAGCAAAGTTTGATAAAGCCTAGCCATAGGATGGAGTTGGGCTAAGCGACGATATTGTAACCAACGTTTAGCCTGGGTCCAACCAAGCCAACCCAGAAAACCAGCGGCGATCGCCAAAATGAGTCCGAGTAAAGCGCCGCCCAAACTAGTGGAAATTAAATTCCAGAACCACCGTAAAACAGTGACCAGGAATCCGGTAACAGCAGCCCAGACATTAGCCAGAAAGCCGCTCACCGGAGAAGGCAACCAACCGGCCACCCAACGCCAGATTTGCTGAAGCACGCTAAAGGTTTCGTTATCTTCGATGGAGGGAGGATAGAGTTCGTGGCCAGGAATGGGGTCGAACATAAACCAACCCAGCCGGGGGAAAAGTACCTCCGTCAAGGCGTAGGCATCGGTATTATGGACCAAATAATAACCAGTGAAAGGGTTAAACTGTCCGGGAGCAAAGCCCACGGTTAATCGAGCGGGAATGTCTAAACTCCGCAACATAATGGTCAACACTGTAGCAAAGTGGTCCGGCAACCCCCCTTCGTATTCAAACAAAAAGGCGCTGACCAAATCTTCATCGTCTTCAAAAAATGGTAAATCAGTGCGAATGCGGTAATTTTGCTTGAGAGCTTGGGTTAGGTAGAGGGAAATTTCATAGGGGGTTTCTAGGGGCCGTTCTGATTTAGCTAACAGTTCTTGCGCTTTAACCCGCACCGCCGATTTGATATCGGGGGGAACTTGGAGCAATTGGGGGTCAATTTTCACTTCCGGGGGAATGCGGTACTCCTGCAACCTAGTGCGATCTCGCACCGGCACTTCTGAAATCACTGTGTAGGTAATGTCTTTTAGCAAACCCACCGGCGATCGTAAACTGCCATTGCTGTCTATGCCAACTTCCCTGGTGGGAAAGTATAAAAACCGGGGATGGTAAAGACTGGGAATTACGTTGGGTAAATCCTCCACAGCGGTATAGGTTTGCACCACATTTTCCGTTTCCAGGAAGGAGTCAATGTTATCCAGCACAAAACGATAGGACCACGGCGATCGTTCCACTGTGGTGATCTTCTCGTTATCACTAATTTCCCAACCCTGGCCCGTATAGCGGTCAAAAGATAACGCTTTCCAAAAACCTGGCGCTTGGGAACGTACCCGCAGAACTAACTGTTTGGTCATTTCCCCCCGTAAATTTTGATTCATACGGCTGTTGAAACCGTAGTAGAAGGTGTCGTCCACCTGGCCGGGTTCTGAACCATCTCCCTCTCCGCCGGTACCAGTGCCATTTCCTCGACGGTAACCAGGGTTGTTGATATCTTGGTTTTGCCCCTCAAAAGTTTGTTGTTGCATTTCCCCAGGACTAGAGACGGGAAAACTTTGCAGTCTATAACCGGGAAAGCGAGGCATCAGAGCAAAGAGTAACAAACCGAAGGCCAGGGTGACCGCTAACAGAGCGAATAACTTTTTCGGTACTAAGGGGGAATATTCCGTCCGCTCCGATCGCCTAGCTTTCTCTGCACTTTTCCAGAACGGTAGGGAAAATGGAATTTCTTCTAGCCCCAAACGAGAACGGTAATCCAACACCAAAGTGGGAATAGCTACGGCGAGAAAAAGCAATAACCAGGGGGCAAAAGCGAGAGTTTGGGATAAAGTCCCCGCCACTCCTAAAAGGATGAGCCCAATCACCATGGAATAGCCTAAATCTTTCCGCTGAGGCAAATCAAAACTGTGCAATACCTGTAGTTGCACCAATAATCCCGCTAGGGCCACCTGGCTAGCATTGAGATTTTCCACCAAGTTGCCCAAAAAGACAAACAACATGGCCACCATGGCGATCGCCAGCAGAAATTTGAGGGCAATATTCTTCTTTTTTCTTTGACGCCAACTCCACCAAGAGCCAATGACACTGAGGGGAATGGCCCATAAACTCCAGGTGGTTTGGGCCGCTACGTCTGTGGCCACAATGCCCACAATCACCATTAACTGCACCAAAATGCGGAAAACAATCGATTCCTCCGTTTTAGACTCGGGCAAGTTTTGCAGACGGGCTTGCCATTGCTCTAGCCAACGGGCCATGGGGAAGGAGAAAGTCATGGATGGATAGAAAGGAGTTTGATGTTAACGAAATTGCGTTTTGTGAGACACAAACGAGAGTGATCAAGATTTTGTGTAAAGAGGAGAATTAAAGTGAAAAGCGTTCAGGAAAAAGAACAGCAAAATGGGAAGCAGCGGCTCGCCAATCTCGTATAGGGCGCTGCCATTTTTTAGTGATGTTTATCATTGCTGAATATGATAGCTTAAAAACAGAATCTTCACCGGGAAAAACGGATTTTATTTTGATAATCTTGCAAAAAGGGCTATTTAAGGATTCAATCGCATTGGTAGTGTAAATAACGCGGCTTATCTCCTTAGGATAGTCAAAAATGGAAATGACATGGTCCCAATGACGTAACCAGATTTGACTGATGGCTGGGTAGAAGTTATCCCATTTCTGAGAAAAAGCATCCAGAGCCGTTTCTGATCCTGACTAAAAAAAATGGACATTAGAGAAGAGCCAAAAATCAAGGAGAATGTCCCAATGAGTCAAAAACGAAGACGAACATTTACAGACGAGAAGATGTGGCAACTCCGGCGACAGTGCCAGCGGCAATTGATGCGCCCCCCATAGCAGTGTCGGTCAAATCACTCAATTCATCCTTTTTCGACTGATGATTATGAGCTTTTTGTCTTTTCAACTTCTCTATTTCAAGCTCCAGTATTCTTTTTTGCCAAATGAGACGTTCTTTTTCCCTATTACTACCCATGACATTTTCCCCGGTAAATCTATGAGCATTATAATCGCTTAAAGGTCTTTAGTATGCCAAGTAAAAAAAGATGTTTTTCGGTCTTTGGGCCGATGACTTTTACCTGCCAAAGATTTTGTTACCGTTAGAAGTGAATTTGATCAACAATCGACAAATAAGGACGATCGCCAAAGGCTATGTTAGAAAGCAAACTTGAAAATCTGCGGCAATTCTTTGGGGAACTAGACCGGGCTTTAATTGCCTATTCCGGTGGAGTGGATAGTACCCTAGTGGCCAAGGTAGCCTACGACGTGTTGGGGCAAAATGCCGTGGCTATCACCGCCGTTTCACCCTCCCTGTTACCGGAAGAATTGGAAGATGCCCAGGCCCAAGCTCAATGGATTGGCATTGCCCATGAACTGGTGCAAACCAACGAAATGGCTAACCCTAATTACACTGCCAACCCGGAAAATCGTTGTTATTTTTGCAAAAGTGAACTCCACGACACCCTTCAGCCCTTAGCTTTGGCCCTGGGTTACAACTACGTTATCGATGGAGTCAATGGAGATGATCTACGGGATTATCGCCCCGGTATCCAAGCAGCTAAGGAACGGGGTGGGCGATCGCCATTGGCCGAATTGCAAATTAGCAAGTTGGAAGTGCGGCAAATTTCCCAGTTATTGGGGTTGCCCTGGTGGGATAAACCAGCCCAACCTTGTTTAAGCTCCCGCTTTCCCTACGGCGAAGAAATCACAGTGGAGAAATTACAGCGGGTCGGCCGGGCAGAAATTTATCTGCGTCGTCTCGGCTATAACCAAGTCCGGGTGCGATCGGAACAAAATTTGGCCCGCATTGAATTGCCCCCGGAACAGATCCAACAGTTTGTACAGGATGTGTCCCTGGGGGAATTAGTGCAAACTTTTCAAAACTTTGGTTTCCTTTACGTCACCCTAGACCTAGAAGGTTACCAAAGCGGCAAGCTAAATCGGGTTTTGACCAAATAACCAAAACCAACGGCATCCCAGCCTAGTTCTTTGGAACAGGGGAAAGCCCAAGGCTAAACCCAGCCCTGCAGTTTATAAATAACCAGCCCTAAATATTCCTTCAGGGCCATGGTGGTCATTTGCAGACTTTTGGCATCGGGCATCAGACCAAGGATGACGTTGGCAAGGTTGAAATTATTTCTGCCCAAAGGTTGACTCAAAAAGTCGGTGGCGGCGGGAATGACAATGATACCCAGTTTTTCAAATACTCTTTTGGCCCTGGGCATATGGTAACCAGACGTGACCAAAATAATCGTGTTTATACCCCGTTGCTGGAGAATTTTCTGGGTAAAAACCGCATTTTGCCTGGTATTAAGGGATTTCTCTTCTTTGATGATAGCTTCCCTAGGCACGTCCAACCGTTGCAACAATAGGGCCATATCCTCCGCTTCCGAGGTGGCCACTGTGCCCAACCAAGGAATCCTTCCCCCCGTGGTAATAATGTAGGGAGCTTTGCCCTCTTGGTAGATTTGTGCGCCGTAGATAACCCGATCGCCAGCTTCGGCCACTTCGGGAAATTGCCGGGGATAGGTGGCCTGGTAAAGACCGCCC
The genomic region above belongs to Synechocystis sp. PCC 6803 substr. PCC-P and contains:
- a CDS encoding DUF3488 and DUF4129 domain-containing transglutaminase family protein is translated as MTFSFPMARWLEQWQARLQNLPESKTEESIVFRILVQLMVIVGIVATDVAAQTTWSLWAIPLSVIGSWWSWRQRKKKNIALKFLLAIAMVAMLFVFLGNLVENLNASQVALAGLLVQLQVLHSFDLPQRKDLGYSMVIGLILLGVAGTLSQTLAFAPWLLLFLAVAIPTLVLDYRSRLGLEEIPFSLPFWKSAEKARRSERTEYSPLVPKKLFALLAVTLAFGLLLFALMPRFPGYRLQSFPVSSPGEMQQQTFEGQNQDINNPGYRRGNGTGTGGEGDGSEPGQVDDTFYYGFNSRMNQNLRGEMTKQLVLRVRSQAPGFWKALSFDRYTGQGWEISDNEKITTVERSPWSYRFVLDNIDSFLETENVVQTYTAVEDLPNVIPSLYHPRFLYFPTREVGIDSNGSLRSPVGLLKDITYTVISEVPVRDRTRLQEYRIPPEVKIDPQLLQVPPDIKSAVRVKAQELLAKSERPLETPYEISLYLTQALKQNYRIRTDLPFFEDDEDLVSAFLFEYEGGLPDHFATVLTIMLRSLDIPARLTVGFAPGQFNPFTGYYLVHNTDAYALTEVLFPRLGWFMFDPIPGHELYPPSIEDNETFSVLQQIWRWVAGWLPSPVSGFLANVWAAVTGFLVTVLRWFWNLISTSLGGALLGLILAIAAGFLGWLGWTQAKRWLQYRRLAQLHPMARLYQTLLYDLEQRGFRKSRAQTPGEFAQSLREHLTPEQVEIIVEISTAYVAWRYGEQQPHLDYLGQQFKLLEHSWRSKAKTKLP
- a CDS encoding YdcF family protein, with the protein product MFVFLSKLLPLFLYPLGLISLLLLGIIFWSWRQQLGLQWLALVALAILLVSANSWVSDALLRTLEYQYLPMEDFPQAPVIVVLGGGLYQATYPRQFPEVAEAGDRVIYGAQIYQEGKAPYIITTGGRIPWLGTVATSEAEDMALLLQRLDVPREAIIKEEKSLNTRQNAVFTQKILQQRGINTIILVTSGYHMPRAKRVFEKLGIIVIPAATDFLSQPLGRNNFNLANVILGLMPDAKSLQMTTMALKEYLGLVIYKLQGWV
- a CDS encoding IS630 transposase-related protein; protein product: MAYSLDLRQRVVAYIEAGGKITEASKIYKIGKASIYRWLNRVDLSPTKVERRHRKLDWEALKKDVEENPDARLIDRAKKFGVRPSAVYYALKKMKINRKKKNYVIEKETGRNELSTIEC
- a CDS encoding Uma2 family endonuclease, which produces MMVVATTKILTAAEYLQREEQATEKSEFIQGEIIPIAGASANHNRLTFNLSRLLPLEIGDRQYEIFVSDMRLWIAESESYFYPDVMVIAEEPKFTDNSQMAVTNPSLIAEVLSTSAAGFDKNQKFGFYRTIPKLQEYLLIDQFCYRVEHYQKVGDRQWLLTELMGENAEIEFSFMKI
- the larE gene encoding ATP-dependent sacrificial sulfur transferase LarE; the protein is MLESKLENLRQFFGELDRALIAYSGGVDSTLVAKVAYDVLGQNAVAITAVSPSLLPEELEDAQAQAQWIGIAHELVQTNEMANPNYTANPENRCYFCKSELHDTLQPLALALGYNYVIDGVNGDDLRDYRPGIQAAKERGGRSPLAELQISKLEVRQISQLLGLPWWDKPAQPCLSSRFPYGEEITVEKLQRVGRAEIYLRRLGYNQVRVRSEQNLARIELPPEQIQQFVQDVSLGELVQTFQNFGFLYVTLDLEGYQSGKLNRVLTK
- a CDS encoding IS630 family transposase, with translation MKENENKQKKKELRYRERNREERVKYYRMLRELIKLYGSQAIVYIDESGFEAIQACIYAWSKKGKKVYGDRQGKRGVRENLVAGRRKGKKDLIAPMVFTGSLNAEGFEGWLKLYLLPSLDIPSILIMDNAPIHRKTAIKELAKEAGHEVLFLPKYSPDLNDIEHDFSALKRARMYAPIDTSLDEIIRSYCGV